CATTTCATTGATCACATGAGGAACATCATGTCGAATATGCATCTCCCCCTCACCGCCGGCACTGTCGCCCTGCTCTGCATCATGCTGCTGTGCCTTGCGGCGCCCGTCGCCGCCGGTGACAAGTACCTCTACGGCGCACCCGATCTCGCGGCATCGGTCGCCGGCCCGAATGAATTCGCTCCGGGCAAAGAGATCAGCATTCCTGTGCGGATTGAGAACCGCGGCCTCAACGCGGTCAAAATCGCCCAGTCTTCAATCATCAGCCGCGACGATCTTCCAAATACCGCAAAAATGGTGAGCGCACGCTTAACGGCCGGAGAATCACCGGTGACGGTGAAAAGCGACCGGCAGATGATCGGTGACATCGTCGGCGGGGCGGGCCAGACCGTCACCTTCCTTGCCCGCACCGGCGACAACGCTGCTGCCGGCGAAGTTTCGATGGCACTCGTGCTGGAGTACACCTACCTTGCCAGCGCCGAACAGTACGGCGCGGACACGATCGTGTACCGCTACGCAACCACAACCGAGACAATTCCCGTCACCATCCGGATCAAACCTGCGGCTGCTATTTCCATCGATGCCGTCAGCACAGAGAGTATCAACGTCGGCACCGAGGGGTACCTCTCGCTGACGGTCCGCAACAGCGGCACGGAGACCGCAAAAGCAGCCGTCGTCGTGATCGAACGCAACGGCAACAGCCCCCTCATCCCGACCGACAGCAGTGTTTTCGCGGGCGACCTCCCCCCCGGCGCGTCGGTGCCGTGCACGTTTAAAGTCTCGGTCGCCACCACCGCAGAACCTCAGACCTACCCCATCGATCTCCGCCTCCGGTACGAGAACAGCGACGGTGTCGTTGTCCTCTCCGATGCGGTCACCATCGGAATCACTGCCGGTGGAAAGAGCACCTTTGCCGTCTCGCCGGTCAGCGAGAGCATCGCACCGGGCGAAACCCGGATCATCGAAGTTGCATACACCAATACCGGTGCCGCCACCGCCTACCGTGCACAGGCACGCATCTCCGCGGTCGATCCCTTCACCAGCAGCGATGACACCGCCTATCTCGGCGATCTTGCCCCGGGAGAAAGCGCCAACGCCCGCTTTGAGGTGGCGATCGACACAGGCGCAACCGAGAAGCAGTACGGCATCGATACCGAGGTCCGCTACCGAGACGCGCTCGACAACAGCCAGATCTCCGACACCGTCAAGATAGAAGTCGACATTGCCGACAACGGCGGCGGGGCTTCGGCACTCCTCTCACCCCTGGCTGCAGGCTTCCTGCTGATCGGATGCGTCAGCTCCGCGTACTACTTCCTGCGGATCCGGAAGCGGGCATGAAACCGGAACGCACTGCAGCGGGGCTTCCTCCCGCCGCACATTCCCTGCACCTGACGGAGTAATCCCATGGGATCACCGTTTTTCTCTCTTGCCAGCGCCATCAACCGTTATCCCGGCATCATCGCGCTGCTGGTATGCTGCGTTGCCGCCGTGGCGCTGTACGGCACCACGCTGACGTCGATGGAGACGGGATACGACACCTACGTCGACACCAGCTCCGAGCGGGGCATCCTGCTTGCACAGTATTCCGACACCTTCCTCTCCGACGCTATCATGATCCTCGTCGAAGGGGACGATGTCACCGATCCCGCCGTGATCGCCTACCTTGACCGCCTTGCCCGCGACTGCGCAAACGAACAGTATGTCAGCGGCATCACCGCCCTTTCCGATCTTCTTGCGGCTGCAAACGGCGGGACGCTGCCCGTGTCCGATGCGGCGATTACCGCGGCCGCCGGACAGCTGCCGCAGGAGACGCTCTCCCTGATCCTGCCGTCCCCCTCGATGACGATCATCGTGGTTACCCCCGAGCCGGGCATGTCGCTTGCATCGGAGGAGGCGCTGCTGAAAGCCCTCGAATCTCGCATCGCGCTTGCAGATACGCCGCCCGGCTTCACGGCAAGCCTCACCGGCTCACCAGCCTTCGAAAGCCAGATGAGCGCCGAGATGGGTTCGTCGATGGGCACGCTGATCCTGGCAGCGCTCGCCCTGATGGTCGTCGCCGTCGGCCTGCTCTTCGGGCATGTGCGGTACCGGCTCCTTTCGGTTGCCATCGTGGCAACGGGCCTTGTGTTCACGTTCGGGTTCATGGGCCTCGCCGGCATGAAGATCAACATGGTGACGATCGCCGCATTCCCGGTGCTCATCGGGATCGGCATCGACTACGCCATCCAGTTTCACTCGAGATTCGACGAAGAGGCCCGCCAGGGATCGCTTACCGACGCCGTCGCCGCCACCATCACCCGGTCGGGGCCCTCCGTGCTGTACGCGATGCTCGCAACGTCGATGGGATTTCTCGCCATGTGGATCTCCCCGCTGCCGATGATCCGGAGTTTCGGCATGGTCTGCGTCATCGGCGTCGTCTCCTGCTACCTTGCCGCCCTGATCATCGTGCCGACCGCAGGCACCCTGCTTTCCTACCGGCCCCGCCCTGCTGCCACCGGAGACAGCCCCCTCCTGCTCCGATACAACGCCGCCATCGGCACTGTCGTCGAAGGGGTTGCGAAAAACCCCCTCCCTGTACTGCTGGTCTGCAGCCTAGTCGCGATCGCCGGCATCCAGATCGACAGCACGATCCCTGTCAATACCAACGAGAATACCTTCGTCCCCGCCGACATGCCCGCCAAAGTGAACCTGGACAAGGTGGTCCGGACCATGGGCCCGACCTCGACCGTCCCTGTCTACGTGCGGGGCGACGGCGTCGTGTCCCTTCCCGGTCTTTCGTGGATGCATGACTTCCAGGTATACGAGGAGGAGCACAACGCCAAGATTACCGGTTCGCACAGCATTGTCACCGAAGTCCTCATCGTGACGGGCGGGACGATGCCGGAGAGCGAAGCGGCGCTCGACGAGGCGCTCGCCGCCATCCCGGCGGAGACCGTGGCCCGTTACGCTGACGGCAGGACCTCGGCGGTGATCGAGTTTTCAATGGTCGAAATGGAAAACGAGGTCGCCATGTCGTTCATCGACGGCCTGCAGCGCGAGATTGCCTGGTTCCAGCCGCCGCCCGGCATCACTGCCACCATCACCGGCGAGGGCGAGATGTTCACCAACCTCATCCGGGAGATCCGCGAGGGAAAGACCACGATGACACTCCTGGGCTTTTCGCTGATCTTTCTCTTCCTCTTTGCCGTCTACAGAAAAGCGAAAAAGGCGGCAACGCCGCTCGTGCCGATCGTCCTCATCATCGGGTGGAACGGGGTGATGATGTACCTCCTCGGAATCGAGTACACCCCGATGACCGCGACCCTCGGATCGATGACGATCGGGGTTGCCTCGGAGTATACCATCCTGATCATGGAACGCTGCTACGAGGAGCGGGCACGGGGGCTCGCGCTCATACCCGCCATCCGGGCGAGCGTGCAGAAGATCGGGACTGCCATCACCGTCTCGGGGCTGACAACTGTCTTCGGGTTCTCGGCGCTCATGCTCTCGAGTTTCGGCATCATCAGCAACTTCGGCATCCTCACCGTCATCTCCGTCGGGTTTGCCCTGCTGGGCGCGATCCTCGTCATGCCGGCCATCCTTGCCCTCACCGCCGGTCGGGAGCATGCGGCCGGCGCCCCGGACGGGGCCGCCGCCGCATAGCACCCGTTTAATTTCATCCCCCGCCCCTTTTTTTATCCCCGGGATGACGATACCCGGTCATGCACTTCGCCTTTCACCCGTCATTTACCAGCGCCAAGGGGCAGTTCACCGTCATTGCCGCCCCTCTATCCCCCCTCCTGTCCGCGCTCGGTGCGGCGCTCTCGAAACGGAAGGCGGCAACCCGGCAATCTTTCAGGGGCTGATGCCCGTTCACCACCGGCTCCGGCTCGCAGCTCCCGAAAGCCTCCGCGGGCTTGCCCGGGCGGTAGCCCTCCTTGAGCTTATATCCACCGTTTTTTCCGGAAATAGATGATTTCAACGGCGGCAATCAGCGCCATCACCACCAGGACGGCGGGATAGCCGAACTCCAATCCCAGTTCCGGCATGTACTTGAAATTCATCCCGTACAGCCCCACGACAAAGGTGAGCGGAATAAAGATGGTGGCGATAATGGTGAGCACTTTCATGATCTCGTTCATCCTGTTGCTGATGCTTGACAGGTAGATGTCGAGCATGCCCGAGACCATATCGCGGTAGGTCTCGAGCGTATCGGCAACCTGGATAACATGGTCGTAGACATCCCTGATGTAGATCAATGTCGCCTCCGGGATCCGGTTGGTTTCACCCCGGCCCATCGCGGCGATAACCTCGCGCAAAGGCCAGATGGAGCGCCGGAGGTAGATAAGATCCCGTTTCAGGGAATAGATGGTCTCAAGGGTCTGGGGGTCGGGATCGGTGACCAGTTCGTCCTCAAGTTCCTCGATCCACTCCCCCATCTTCTCAAACACACTGAAGTATCCGTCCACGATCGCGTCAAGCATCGTATACATGAGATAATCGGGACCGAATTTCCTGATGCGCCCTTTGCCGGTCCGGAGCCGGTTCCTGATGCTCTCAAAGACATCGCCCTTCTGCTCCTGAAACGAGATGACGACACGATCCCCGAGGATAAGGCTCACCTGCTCGGCGCAGATCTCCTCGTTCCGGTCGATAAAAAGCATCTTTATGACGACATAGAGGTATTCGTCAAACTCCTCCAGTTTCGGGCGCTGAGTGGTATTGAGAATATCCTCCTGCGTGAGGGGGTGCAGGGAGAAGCGATTGCCGAGGGCCTCGATGAGATGGGTGTCCGCGAGACCGTCAATGTTGATCCAGGTGACCGACGGGGCGCTGGCACGGGTAGCCGCCACCTCGACGGAGACGTTTTGCTCTTCGGTAAAATGGTCTTCATCGTAGTCAATCACCGTGATGACCGACGATTCGGCCTTTGCCTCCCCGACATGGATCAGTGTCCCGGGCGGCAGCCCCGCCTTCGATGATGCTCTGGCGGCGTGATTTTTCACTGACGCATGCCTCCGTTTTTGGAGAGATGGGACGACCTGATATAAAAACCGGAAGGTTTCCGGGGCAGGATCAGGGAGTCTTCCCGCTCCCGGTAGGACCGACCGTTTGTTTTCCGGTAATCTCGAAGGTCGCACTTGCAATTCGGATCTGCTCCGACGACTCGACCGCCTCCAGGATGAGGCGGTTTATCCGGTCAGCCGTCGATCGGCGGCTTTTGACATCGGTCACATACCTGGGCGCAATGCTGATCCAGTTGTCCGTAACGGTAAGGAAAACGGCGGGCTCCGTCACCTTTCGGGGGAGGTAATAGATTTCGCCTATCCGGTCGATCTCCTGCTCGGCCTGTTTGGCGATCGCACCCGTTTCGTTCCTGATAATCCCCAGAAAGATATCGATGGCGCTTTTCCAGTCACTATCATAGCTGATCGGCACGACGATTTCGTCCCAGATGAAGCTGTGATCCCGGGTATAGTTGAATATCCTTGTCGAAAGGGCGGCGTTGTTCGGCATCACCACGATGCGTCCTGTCGGCTGATCACCCTGCACCCACCCTCTCATCTCCATGAGCGTGGTATTGAGAAGGCCGATATCCATGACATCGCCGAATACGCCGTCGACCTCGATCCGGTCCCCGACACGGTATACCCCGGAAACAGCGATGGCAATGCCGTTGACAAAACCCCGGAAATAGTCCTGGAGAGCAATCGCAACCCCGGCTGCGATGATACCGTAGGAGACGAGCAGGGACTGCGCGTCCGCCACCCACACCCGGATCAGGAGGACGGCAACCGTGGCGAGAAAAAGAATGGATATCGCCTTTTTAAACGAATATCGGGTTTTTGCATCCTTGATTGTCCGGTTCGCGACTCGGGCGACAATGATTTCGAAAAACAGGTACGCGACTGAAATCCAGAGAAGCGAAGAGGCAATCGGCCCTATATACATCACGGAAAACTGGCGGTCGATAAAATACAGGGCGGCGGCAGATATGAGCAGCACGAGGAAAATGCCGATTTCCCGTATCATAAGGCTCCTTATACCGTTGATTGTATATTAAGGAACAGGGAACGGTAGTGTTCGCCCCGCACGGCGATACTACAAATGCGGAGAAAGCACATAGTTACTGCGATGGATTCCCTCGACAGCTGGTTCCCGTACGACGCCTATCGTCCCGGGCAGCGCCGGATGCTGGATTTTGCCATGGAATGCGTGAGCGAAGGCCGCACTGCCATGATCGACGCTCCGACAGGGAGCGGCAAATCGAGCGTGGTTGCGGCATGCCTTGCGGCGGCACAGGGGAGGAAAGTCGTGGTCGCGGTTCGTACGGTCAGCCAGCTCGCGACATTTGTCAGAGAGATCGACCTGATCCGGAAGAAAAGGGGAGGCCTCAAATGTGCGTTTCTCATCGGGAAACGGACCATGTGCCCCATGGCTTGCGAGGGAGACGCGTACCGCGTCTGCGAGGGGCTCAAGGCGTTTTCAGCCACGCTGATGAGGGAGCGGGCGCAGAAAGGCGCCCTCGTACCGGCACAGGATCCGTTCGTCAGGCAGCAGATCGCGAGGATGTCGGCGGAAAAACCCCTGATATGCCCCTATTTCATCAGGAGCAGGGCATTTTCCGACACTGCGGACGGGCTCAGGATGATTCCCTCGGCAACCCTCCGCGCCCGTGCGGGACAGGCTTCCTCAAAACTGGTAGTGCCCGAGCGGCTCGGCGAAATAGCCGGTGACCTCTGCCCGTATGAGATTATGCTGCAGGCAGCCCGGGACGCGGATGTCGTGGTCCTGAACTTCCACCATGTCTTCAACGATGCAATCAGGGAGCAGCTCTACCAGTCGCTGGATATCGAGGCTGGAAACACCCTGCTTCTTGTTGATGAGGCACACAACTGCGGCGATACAATCCAGAGCATCCAGAGCGTTGTTCTCGACGAAAGGACTCTTGAAACAGCGTCCCACGAGCTTCATGCGATGAGGAACCGTGTCCGCGGCGCCGATGCCGTCCTCTCCCTCATCCCCCGCATCATACGGTTCCTGGATTCACTCCGGCGCTCCCGCAAGACCGAGGACTGGTTCGATCCCGCGATCCTTGAACGGGCGGTGCTCGCCGGCACGCTGTACGGCTCCCTCGGTGCGATTATCGACGATCTGCTGCGAATCGAGGAGACGCTCCGCGAAAAGAACCTGAAAGCGGGCGATTTTCGCGAGTCAGCCGTGGAACGGCTGGCGGCATTTTTCAGGCAGCTCTCGGAAGCAACCACCGACAGGGCATATCTGACCCTCTACCGGATCGACGGGGAAGAGGTCGCCCTGGAGGTGCGGAATATCGATCCCTCGGGAACGATGACCGGTGTTGCGGGCGCCCACGCCGCCTGCGTGCTTATCTCCGGCACGCTCTCGCCGGTGGAGAGCTACCGCCGCCTGTATTTCGAATCGTCTGATATTGCCACCCTCTCGCTCCCGAACAGTTTCCCGAGGGAGAACCGCCGGATTGTATGCGCGACCGACATCACCTCCGCATACAGGATGCGCGGCGATGCCGGGCACACCGCCCGCGTCCACGACTACATCACGACGTTTTCCCGGCTTCCCGGAAACCTTGCCGTCTATTTTCCGTCCTATGAGATGCTCAATACCTACACTGCGGACATTCCTCCATTACTCAACGGAAAAGAGGTTTTTTGCGAGGCCTCGTCGGCATCCGAGGCCAACACAAGCCTGCAGACATTTCTCTCCCTCCCCTCCCGGGGACGGTGCGGGATCCTCTTCGGCGTATGCGGCGGGAAATGGAGCGAAGGGCTTGATTACCGCGGAGAGATGCTCTCGGGCGCCTTTGTCATCGGGCTTCCTCTCGCACCCTACACTGATGTACGGCGGATCATCATCCAGTACTTCCGGCGGAAATTCGGGCCCGAAGGTGAGTTCATCTCCTATACGCTTCCCGCAATAAACCGGGCGCTGCAGGCGCTGGGACGGGTCCTCAGGACACCGGAGGATACCGGGATGCTGGTAATCGGCGAATGCCGGTTCCTCGAATCCGGTGTGCGCCGGGGCCTTCCCCCGTGGATGCAGGAGGAAATGGATTCCTGCACCATCGCATCTTTTTCCCGGGAGTTAGAGGCATGGCGCTCGTAGAAGGGGCATGCAGGTTCGGGCTCTGGTGGGTGCACGTAGCATGGTCGGGCAGTGTCATCCACCGCGTGCGGTTTGCCGCATCAGACAGGGAGGGACCCGTTCCGGAACCCCTGCGGCGATATCTCCGTGGCAGGGGGACGGATCTCTCCATGCTCTCGACACCCGCGACCGATGACGGCGCCCCGTACGCAGCTATTTACCGGGCGGTGCGGACGGTGCCGTACGGGAGTACGGCCACCTACGGAGAGATTGCCCGTGCGGCAGGCACCCACCCCCGGGTCGTCGGAATGGCGATGAAACGGAATCCCGTTCCCCTCGTCATCCCGTGTCACCGGATCGTTGCCGCCGGGGGGATCGGCGGATTTTCTTCGGGGATTGCACTGAAAGAGGCGCTGCTTGCCATGGAACGGGAAAAATGCATTATATAAGCCTGAAGTCCGTATACTCTATTCACGGGGAGAGAAAACCATGAGGATCGCGGTAGTGGGCGCCGGAGCGGTGGGGCTTTCGGTGGCGGCACGGCTTTCATTGGTCTGTGATGTCTATGCGGTCTCGCGGAGACGGCACG
The Methanoculleus sp. SDB DNA segment above includes these coding regions:
- a CDS encoding magnesium transporter, with product MKNHAARASSKAGLPPGTLIHVGEAKAESSVITVIDYDEDHFTEEQNVSVEVAATRASAPSVTWINIDGLADTHLIEALGNRFSLHPLTQEDILNTTQRPKLEEFDEYLYVVIKMLFIDRNEEICAEQVSLILGDRVVISFQEQKGDVFESIRNRLRTGKGRIRKFGPDYLMYTMLDAIVDGYFSVFEKMGEWIEELEDELVTDPDPQTLETIYSLKRDLIYLRRSIWPLREVIAAMGRGETNRIPEATLIYIRDVYDHVIQVADTLETYRDMVSGMLDIYLSSISNRMNEIMKVLTIIATIFIPLTFVVGLYGMNFKYMPELGLEFGYPAVLVVMALIAAVEIIYFRKKRWI
- a CDS encoding hydrogenase expression protein HypA → MGSPFFSLASAINRYPGIIALLVCCVAAVALYGTTLTSMETGYDTYVDTSSERGILLAQYSDTFLSDAIMILVEGDDVTDPAVIAYLDRLARDCANEQYVSGITALSDLLAAANGGTLPVSDAAITAAAGQLPQETLSLILPSPSMTIIVVTPEPGMSLASEEALLKALESRIALADTPPGFTASLTGSPAFESQMSAEMGSSMGTLILAALALMVVAVGLLFGHVRYRLLSVAIVATGLVFTFGFMGLAGMKINMVTIAAFPVLIGIGIDYAIQFHSRFDEEARQGSLTDAVAATITRSGPSVLYAMLATSMGFLAMWISPLPMIRSFGMVCVIGVVSCYLAALIIVPTAGTLLSYRPRPAATGDSPLLLRYNAAIGTVVEGVAKNPLPVLLVCSLVAIAGIQIDSTIPVNTNENTFVPADMPAKVNLDKVVRTMGPTSTVPVYVRGDGVVSLPGLSWMHDFQVYEEEHNAKITGSHSIVTEVLIVTGGTMPESEAALDEALAAIPAETVARYADGRTSAVIEFSMVEMENEVAMSFIDGLQREIAWFQPPPGITATITGEGEMFTNLIREIREGKTTMTLLGFSLIFLFLFAVYRKAKKAATPLVPIVLIIGWNGVMMYLLGIEYTPMTATLGSMTIGVASEYTILIMERCYEERARGLALIPAIRASVQKIGTAITVSGLTTVFGFSALMLSSFGIISNFGILTVISVGFALLGAILVMPAILALTAGREHAAGAPDGAAAA
- a CDS encoding helicase, with the protein product MDSLDSWFPYDAYRPGQRRMLDFAMECVSEGRTAMIDAPTGSGKSSVVAACLAAAQGRKVVVAVRTVSQLATFVREIDLIRKKRGGLKCAFLIGKRTMCPMACEGDAYRVCEGLKAFSATLMRERAQKGALVPAQDPFVRQQIARMSAEKPLICPYFIRSRAFSDTADGLRMIPSATLRARAGQASSKLVVPERLGEIAGDLCPYEIMLQAARDADVVVLNFHHVFNDAIREQLYQSLDIEAGNTLLLVDEAHNCGDTIQSIQSVVLDERTLETASHELHAMRNRVRGADAVLSLIPRIIRFLDSLRRSRKTEDWFDPAILERAVLAGTLYGSLGAIIDDLLRIEETLREKNLKAGDFRESAVERLAAFFRQLSEATTDRAYLTLYRIDGEEVALEVRNIDPSGTMTGVAGAHAACVLISGTLSPVESYRRLYFESSDIATLSLPNSFPRENRRIVCATDITSAYRMRGDAGHTARVHDYITTFSRLPGNLAVYFPSYEMLNTYTADIPPLLNGKEVFCEASSASEANTSLQTFLSLPSRGRCGILFGVCGGKWSEGLDYRGEMLSGAFVIGLPLAPYTDVRRIIIQYFRRKFGPEGEFISYTLPAINRALQALGRVLRTPEDTGMLVIGECRFLESGVRRGLPPWMQEEMDSCTIASFSRELEAWRS
- a CDS encoding cysteine methyltransferase, producing MALVEGACRFGLWWVHVAWSGSVIHRVRFAASDREGPVPEPLRRYLRGRGTDLSMLSTPATDDGAPYAAIYRAVRTVPYGSTATYGEIARAAGTHPRVVGMAMKRNPVPLVIPCHRIVAAGGIGGFSSGIALKEALLAMEREKCII